The DNA segment GAACAGAGATAAGGCGACTGTGCCTAAGATATCGACACATTCATTATTCATCTTGTAACCGCGCGTCATCTCGGTGAAGTTAGTGATCATCACCCCGATAAATAGCGCATACACGAAGTCAGGCATCTTCAGCCAACTAATATCGAAACTAGCGACTAAGTGCCCTACCCACTTAGCCCCAGCGACACAAAGCATGATGATAAACAGCGTTTCTAACACACTCTTAGCGGTGACATTATCGATCTCTAACTGATCATAGGTTACTAGATCGGGGTGGTCTTTATGATGGTTACCACCGATACCATAAGAAGATTCCAGCTTATTCTTATCAATAAGCCTCTGTGCCACTGGGCCGCCGATGATACCGCCCATCACCAACCCAAATGTTGCGGCAGCCATGGCGAACTCTAGCGTATTCATGTTGTATTGCTCGGCAAACGTCTGCGACCAAGCAGCTCCAGTACCATGGCCACCAGATAGCGTGATAGAACCAGCAACTAATCCCATCAAGGGTTCTAAGCCTAATGCAGCCGCCAAACTCACACCCACCGCATTTTGCAAGATGATGTAAATCGAGGCAATGCCAAGAAAAATAAAGACTTTTTTACCACCACGGGCAAGCAACCTGTAACTGGCGGCAAGGCCCACAGTGCTGAAGAACATCAGCATCAGCGTGTTTTGCATTGGCAAGGAAAACGCTAGTGTAATATTCTGAAAATGAAGAACAGTAATCACTGCTGCGACAACCAGGCCGCCGATAATGGGCTCTGGGATGTTATATTTTTTGAAAAAAGGAACGTGACGATTAACTGAGTGGCCGATAAACAATACCAAGATGGCGACCAAAAACGATTCTAGTTCTCCGATTGAATATACAGTATTCATGAAACTCCTATCCGTTAGGTTTTGTAGTAAACAACCTACAAAACCAAAATTAGCCGGCTATTCTGGCATATTCATTAGGGTAAATAATATTAGCCGTGTCGGAATTATGGCATCTGGATCATGAAAAGTGACTTTTTGCGCAACAAACAACCTATTCGCTGCCTATTTGCTCAGAGTTTTCTGCTTCTAAAGCCTCCAACCGCGCTCTTTCTGCCTTAGAAATGTACTTAGGCTTGTTACTATTTTGCAGTTTAGCATTGGCTTTTTTAAGCTTGCTCATATGTTTTAAGGTGATCTTCTTAGTACGATTCATGGGTTGATATCACAAGTGGTAAAAGCTAATTATAACGGACACGACGCATAACGTCAGATAGATAGATATTAATTTATGGGGCTATTTAAATTGAATTCGACGACTAAGCATACGGTCCACTTCACGCTTAACTTTTAGCCCTAAACTCAACTTTTTCTTAGCTGGCAGTATTCGTTCATCATTCAAACTACTATGGAGTAAGCTGTTTTTTCTGTTGATGATGTCATCTTGCGCACAAATTGCTGGCTGGAGCTGGTATGCGACCACTTTTTTTGAAGTAATCATCTCTTCAAACATAATCTTATCTATCGCCTCTATTGGCTGATATTGACGGATTTCAGACAATAATAGCCCAGCCATACGGCAACTAATGATATAGCCAGCGGTACCTAGATGCTTGCCTCGTAACTTAAAGAGTTCAGCACCTAGGGCCAACTTATGATTACCTAAAAATGTTCCTTTAGCGATATGATTAAACATCTCAACTTTAATCAACTCCGCTGTTTTAGGGATCCAGCTTTCTGAACATAAATAACGGCCTGCATCCTTACCTAGATGAATGTCATCTTCGAAGATCGCGGTGTAGGGGATCGATTCATCAACTATTTGCTGTAGTAAGGCAACATGACTTAACAGGCAAGATAGCTCCCCTTTACTTAGGGTTGTATCTTGAGTCGCTATCTGCAGGCGAGTTGTTTCTGCTTCATTTAGATCCGGGGTTGTTGCATCAAAAAACTCAAACGGGATAGCTTGTGAAGAAAACTCTTGATTGATATGAGCTCGCCTTTTCTTTTCTGTTAGCAAGCTAATAACGAAACACTTCATAATCTAGCAACCATAATTCAATAGAATAATCTGCAAATGATTATAATCGAATGACAGCGTATTAAAAATCATAAAATACCGTCGAGACGGGTTAAGATAAGTCATAATAAACTTCGTTAATGCAAAGCTCACTAGCTTCAAGACACTATCTTTGCTTGTGCTTACGAGTCGCACATCTGATATTATCCACAACCTTAATAAAATGTCAGAGACAAATGCAGAATGAAAAAGATTGCTATTTTTTGCCACAACTTTTATGCAAACGGAACAGTCAAAGTTGCGTTAACTCAAGCCGAGATTTTGCAAGAAGCAGGACAAGATGTGCATCTTTTCGTTTTCGAGAATCAAGGCGACTTCCCCCCTCCCAAAAACATAACTATTCACTATGTTTTTGACTCACAGAAATCTCTGTCACTGGCGGCTCAAAAAAGAAGACTGCAACAGTGCATTCATAGTATCGAACAGAAAAATGGTAAGTTCTCGCTCTTCCTGAGCAATTCAACAGATTGTGATGTGGTCGTGGATGGATGCGACTTCGAGCCTTGTTACTATTTCTGCCATTGTGCACTTCAGCAAGAATTGATTATGGAGCTAAAACGCGGTCCGATTCACTTCTTACGCCGCTGGAAGAAAGCGAAAGCCTTAATAGGAAAGCGCATTATCACGGTATCAGAAGGCATCGCAACAGAGCTCAGAAGCACCCGTTGGTTGAAGCCTCAAAGTGTACAGGCCATATACAATCCATTTCGAATCGACGATATTAAAGCTAAAGCTATGGAAGAGGTTGACGGTCTGCCAAATGAGCCGTTTATGATCCATATTGGTCGTGTCACAAGGCAGAAGCGCCTAGATATCCTCTTTCAAACTTTGCATGCTATGCCGACAGCTCCTAGGTTAGTTTTGTTAACTAATCGACCAGAAAAGGCCCGTAAACTCGCAAGAAAATATGGCGTTGAAGACCGCATCATTACGCCCGGCTTTCAATCTAACCCTTATGCATGGATTGCACGTGCAAAGCTCATGCTACTCAGCTCTGATTTTGAAGGTTTTGGGCTCGTTATCGCTGAGGCACTAATTTGTGGTACTCCAGTGGTCAGTACAGATTGCCCTCACGGACCGAGCGAAATTTTAACAGGGGACCTAGCACAATACTTAGTTCCAAGGCGTCAGCCAGCTAAGCTAGCAGCAAAGGCCTTAGAATGTTTGGCTCATCCACCAGTACTTAACAATCCAGAGATATTTAAAGTGATTGATAGTCAATATGTTGCGGAGCAATATATAAACTTGGCTAACAATAAATAATTGTAACGCCATTATCCCAGCTTTAAATCTTTCTGAATAAATAATATGACTTACTATAAAAGAGCAAATTAATAGCCTATATTTGCACCATGACTGTAAATTAAATAACGAAAAAATGTTATGCGCAAGTAACTTTAATCGGGAGGGTATCAAAAACCACTGTTGAGCATAATTTACACTATATTTTATCTGGTATTTAATTATAATATCGCCCCTTAAATATTCTTTCGTATTCGCACTCTTTAAAACATAAAAGAGCACTTATCATCTACCCCATTGTTAAACTTTATATACCTCTATGAAAAAACACCGGTTATCCGTTATTTTAATTACTAAAAACGAAGCAGATCGTGTTGAGGCTTGCTTAAAATCTATCGTAGATTTAGCAGATCAAATTATCGTACTCGACAGTGGCTCAACCGATGAGACGGTCAGTATCTGTAAGCAGTACACCAACGACATCAGCATCACCGATTGGCCAGGATTTGGTAAGCAGAAGCAGCGCGCACTAGATAAAGCAACTTGTGACTGGGTACTATCTATTGATGCCGATGAAGCATTAGATGATGAGATGAAGCAGGCTATAACTAATTTGTTGTCACAAGACTGCATCGAAGAAACCTCGTACCGCCTGCCTTGGGGGGTCACACTATATGGCACTACCCTAAAATATGGCCGAAGTGCACGCGCCGTATTGCGCCTTTTCCAAAGAGAAGGCTCTCGTTATACCCTCGATGAGGTGCACGAAACTGTGGTACCAGCTCCAGGAAAAACGGGTAAGCTTGGCGGACTATTGCTGCATTATACCCATAGAGATTACGGTCACGGATTAAACAAAGCCGCTCAATATGCATGGCTCGGGTCACAAAAATATGCTCGTAAAGGAAAAAAATCTAAAGGGTTGTGGTTAGCTTTACTGCGCGGGATTTGGACCTTCTTCCATATCTACTTCATTCGTAGAGGCTTCTTAGATGGTAGCGTTGGCTTCATCGTTGCGATGACGTATGCACAAGTGAACTTTAATAAATATGTTGGATTATGGTTGATTGAACAAAAGCGAAGCTAATTAGCGTTCAGTAGAAAGTCAGACATAACATCATGAATAAATTAAGGTAGTTAAATATGATTGATTCAAATACACAATCATGGAAACAAAATTTAGATCAACTAAAACAACAGCATTCAGAAATCGCTAAATTAGTAGTAGGCAAGAAAGTCGCTTATATCGATATTCCCCTACATTATAATGTTGGTGATACATTAATCTATTTAGGAACTGAACAGTTTATTGATGATCACGAAGTTAACGTCATACACAGAGCATTTCAAAAAAATATAAATCACAACAAGCTAAAACAGGCCGATGTTATCATGCTGCACGGTGGCGGCAACTTTGGTGACTTGTATCTAAAACACCAAAAGCTCAGAGAGTCTATTGTAAAGCAATATCCAGACAAACAGATAGTGCTGCTACCACAAACTATTTTCTTCAAGTCTAAAGCCGCTCAAGAGAAATCTGCGAACATTTTTAGCTCTCATCCTGATGTCACCATGTTAGTGAGAGATAAAAGATCCTACGAGATTGCCAAACATTTTAGCGATAAAGTGATGCTTATGCCCGATATGGCACACAGCCTTCACCCTCTCGTTGATGCAAGAGAAGTGATCAATAAAGATACTCAAGTTAAAAGAGTATTAAATTTAAAACGCAAAGATATTGAGAGTAGTGGCACTAGCAATGAGTTCATCAAAAAAGAATTCGACTGGGTAAACATGCTAACGCTATCGGATCATATGCTACTTAAGTATTTCAAAAAGATGCAAAAACTGCCTATATTGAAATATAAATTAGCAAAAGATTGGAAGATTCAATCAGATGCATTGCTATTTACATCTTCGAACTATTTTCTACAACATGAACTCGTACACACCGATAGACTCCATGGCCTCATTTTATCGGTATTGCTAGGAAGGCAAGTCGTGATGGCAGATAACTCATACGGAAAAAATGGTGCGTATTATAACCAATGGTTATCTAGCAACCCGCTTATCAGCATGAGTAATGAACAGCGAAAGCCAACAAAATAATCTAACTGCCTATTTTTAACACTGGGAATTTATAAAGTTATTTATGATAGAAAATGATGATACGTTTAATAATTGGCCATCGCATAGGAAATCGTCGGTGACACTGCATAAAGTAAATAGCTACCAGAGATTGATCAATCGATTGATTGATGTAATCTGCCAACAAGCTCTAGAGTTTCCTCAGGGTAAAGTTGACAATGCGATATGCCTTTCTTTGGTGGTGTCGATGACACATTTTGGTCTAGATACATACGTAAAAGAAGTACAGTTACAATTCTAAAACTATCAACTTATGATCATTAGCTTATAGCTTTATATTCCTATTGAAATATATGTAACGCTTTATAGAATGCATAAAATGCAAATGAATTTAAATTTTTATATGAGATTTGGATATGTCAGTATCAATAATAACCCCAATGTACAATGAAGAGATAAATATAAAAAAGTGCTATAACTCTTTAATTAAACAAACGTATAAAAACTTTGAATGGATTATTATTGATGATGGTTCATCAGACAAAAGCATTGATATTGTAAATGATATCATTAGAGATCATTCTGACGAATTTACTATTAAGCTGACTTCTCAAGATAATAGCGGAATTTATTTATCTAGAAAAAACGCCTTAAAACTAGCTAGTTATGATTATGTGATAAGATTGGATGCAGATGATAGTTTATCTAGTAATGCTTTAGCTGAGGCGTTAGGCAAAGTTAATAATGACTTTGACTTTATATCGTTTAGAAGTTCTTTAGTTTACAATGATAAAAAAGGTAATAGACAACTTAAAAAAGTAGACAGAGCCTCAAACTATATATTGAGTAGTACTGGTCTCGACGCTTTCTCACATTGCATATATGGCTGGGGTTGGTCTGCCAATGGATTAGTCAAAAAAAATACCTATCTATCAGCTTATAATGAAGTTGATAAATACTTGAAAGGTGAAAGAGTTAACTATGCAGATGAGTTGGTGTCAAGATTTATATATCTAAAATCTAAAAATGTTTGCATGTGTGATGGAATTTATTATTATCATGACAACCCAAACTCATTAACAAGAAGTTTTGATGTAAAACTATGTGACAAACTTCGCGTGGCATTATATCTAAATAACTACATATCACATAACTTCAATTGTAAAAAGCTGAACTACCAGTCTACTAAAAATTTATTAAGAACATTTAGAACTGTTTATAAAAAATATAGTAGTTGGAAAAGCCTTTTATCTCCAAATGATAAAAAGAGATGGAACCAAACACTCAACGAGGCAACAGAACAAATAAACCTCAATCTCAGTGATTTATTTAAAGACAAATGGCAAGAGATTAGACGTATGTTGGTTTGCTATTTAATTTTATTGAAGTACAAGCGTTTCTGATATTTTACCTCGCCCTCAAGTGTGTTAAAAACTGCCATTCACAACTTAATCAAGGTATTCTCAAGCTGATAGCGACTGCACAAAGATGTAAAAGTCGCTCTCAATGACAGGATTGTGCACAACAAAGCTATTTATGATTTTTGTTATATCTTGACTGTTTGAACTGTTTCAACAGTCGATAAAACTCTACCGTTAGCTTATTAAATATGCCTAACTTGGTTTTATTTTTTCGCAGGCCAATAATTGACGCCGCGGCGCTTCTAGAGACTAGCTTAGGGTGGTAGCTATATAGCGTCTGGTTTGTTCGCCACTCATTATCCATAAAGTCATCTACTGGCTCAAAAAAACCATCGACTTGGTTAAGGTAGTTTTGCGCAGCCTGCGGAGTAATAGCATAAGCAGAGGTGCCACAAGCGCCTTTCAAGTTTGAAATCAATTTGTACTGCTCATCGATAGGCTCGATATCAACAAATTTCCTCTCAAAAACATTACCCAGTTTCACTACACCATATTTATGCGTTAATGACTCAATATTGTCTAACTGACTCTCTAGATCACCAAATAACGCTAAATTATCTTCCAGAATTAAAAACACTTCGTTATCGGCAAGGCACTGCTTCCATAAAGAGATATGACTAGCAAAACATCCCAATTCAGGGATAGTTAACTCATAACCCTTATACCTCTTGGTCTTGCGACTATCATAGAGTGAAAAAATACTATGTTGCGGATTATCCTTGATATTTTCAGCATCAAAAAAGGAAAAGGGAACCTCTTTTAAGGCTTCAGCCACCTTTTTATGTCGCTCTATAGAGCTTTTTAAACTAATAACAAAAACTTTCACTTACTAACTCTCCAGCCCTCGATTGATGCAACTGATTACAAAGCACCAATCTAAGAACTTCAAACCGTTTGATACTAATTAAATTTCCAATAACCCAGCTTTTTACGCATCTTAAGATGACGCAATAAATTCATCGGCTTAGGTTTTAGATCGTCAATACCATTTTCAATCAGCTTGTCAGTCGCGGCGAGAACACGCTCACTCGACTGACCATCTCGAAATGGGTGGATATCATCACAATAATGCTCAATTTCGGCCATCAGCTCTGGTGGATGACTCAACACTTTCTCTAATGCAGGCTCAATATCTTCAAGCGCTTCAACATTAACTAGGTGCGAGCGATTGGTCTGGTTGTTAAAAGTCACTACCGGTTTACCCTGCAGCAAGAACATAATCAAAATCGATGAGGTGTCGCATAGCATTACATCTGCAGCTTTTAGTAGCGGTAAGACATTATCCGTTTCAATAAACGTCAGGTTCTCGCTTTCAAGCGCCTTATATTTATCCACTATATCTTGGCTCATCTTAGGATGGAACTGTACCAACCAACGCCAGTTTCCTTGCTCGGATAGCGCCTTAATTTTTTCATAAACTACCGGAGCACAAGATAAACTACGAGAAAATGTTGAACAGAACAGGACTACAGGCCTATCGTCCCCCTCAATATCGTAAGGTCGCTCTAAGCCTTGTTGAAACATAGGATCCAGTGTCGGCCAGCCTGTTTCAGCAACTTTAAAAGTACCAAACTTTTCAGCAAGCCGCTCAAAAGGCAGTGTTGTTGCAGGGCCCTGAGTACAGTACAGATCAAAACAATCACGGATTTCAAAGTGATCTTCACGACCTCTATGGTTCATCTTGCCTGCGTTAAAGCCATGAAATACACCGACCTTAATTCCGGGAATAAAGCGCGGCACCACATTACCAGGAACGAATACCGCATCAGGCTGCCAAGATTTAACCTCTTCAATGGTTAACAATCGCTTCTCTGCTGCATTCAAGAAGGCTGGATCGACCTCGTTCCCCTCTAGAAACCATCGAGCCTCATCGCCTCTAGCCCAAATTGCAGCTTGCAACGGCCGTAACATTGCATATGAATAATTCTGCGCTAT comes from the Shewanella halifaxensis HAW-EB4 genome and includes:
- the gltS gene encoding sodium/glutamate symporter translates to MNTVYSIGELESFLVAILVLFIGHSVNRHVPFFKKYNIPEPIIGGLVVAAVITVLHFQNITLAFSLPMQNTLMLMFFSTVGLAASYRLLARGGKKVFIFLGIASIYIILQNAVGVSLAAALGLEPLMGLVAGSITLSGGHGTGAAWSQTFAEQYNMNTLEFAMAAATFGLVMGGIIGGPVAQRLIDKNKLESSYGIGGNHHKDHPDLVTYDQLEIDNVTAKSVLETLFIIMLCVAGAKWVGHLVASFDISWLKMPDFVYALFIGVMITNFTEMTRGYKMNNECVDILGTVALSLFLAMALMSLKLWEIFDLAIPLLIILMVQTVVLACFAYFVTFRVMGSNYDAAVMAGGHCGFGMGATPTAVMNMGALVSRNGPSPQAFMVVPIVGAFFIDIVNLVVLQGYIKFIL
- a CDS encoding DUF2986 domain-containing protein; its protein translation is MNRTKKITLKHMSKLKKANAKLQNSNKPKYISKAERARLEALEAENSEQIGSE
- a CDS encoding glycosyltransferase family 25 protein, which encodes MKCFVISLLTEKKRRAHINQEFSSQAIPFEFFDATTPDLNEAETTRLQIATQDTTLSKGELSCLLSHVALLQQIVDESIPYTAIFEDDIHLGKDAGRYLCSESWIPKTAELIKVEMFNHIAKGTFLGNHKLALGAELFKLRGKHLGTAGYIISCRMAGLLLSEIRQYQPIEAIDKIMFEEMITSKKVVAYQLQPAICAQDDIINRKNSLLHSSLNDERILPAKKKLSLGLKVKREVDRMLSRRIQFK
- a CDS encoding glycosyltransferase, with amino-acid sequence MKKIAIFCHNFYANGTVKVALTQAEILQEAGQDVHLFVFENQGDFPPPKNITIHYVFDSQKSLSLAAQKRRLQQCIHSIEQKNGKFSLFLSNSTDCDVVVDGCDFEPCYYFCHCALQQELIMELKRGPIHFLRRWKKAKALIGKRIITVSEGIATELRSTRWLKPQSVQAIYNPFRIDDIKAKAMEEVDGLPNEPFMIHIGRVTRQKRLDILFQTLHAMPTAPRLVLLTNRPEKARKLARKYGVEDRIITPGFQSNPYAWIARAKLMLLSSDFEGFGLVIAEALICGTPVVSTDCPHGPSEILTGDLAQYLVPRRQPAKLAAKALECLAHPPVLNNPEIFKVIDSQYVAEQYINLANNK
- a CDS encoding glycosyltransferase family 2 protein, giving the protein MKKHRLSVILITKNEADRVEACLKSIVDLADQIIVLDSGSTDETVSICKQYTNDISITDWPGFGKQKQRALDKATCDWVLSIDADEALDDEMKQAITNLLSQDCIEETSYRLPWGVTLYGTTLKYGRSARAVLRLFQREGSRYTLDEVHETVVPAPGKTGKLGGLLLHYTHRDYGHGLNKAAQYAWLGSQKYARKGKKSKGLWLALLRGIWTFFHIYFIRRGFLDGSVGFIVAMTYAQVNFNKYVGLWLIEQKRS
- a CDS encoding polysaccharide pyruvyl transferase family protein — its product is MIDSNTQSWKQNLDQLKQQHSEIAKLVVGKKVAYIDIPLHYNVGDTLIYLGTEQFIDDHEVNVIHRAFQKNINHNKLKQADVIMLHGGGNFGDLYLKHQKLRESIVKQYPDKQIVLLPQTIFFKSKAAQEKSANIFSSHPDVTMLVRDKRSYEIAKHFSDKVMLMPDMAHSLHPLVDAREVINKDTQVKRVLNLKRKDIESSGTSNEFIKKEFDWVNMLTLSDHMLLKYFKKMQKLPILKYKLAKDWKIQSDALLFTSSNYFLQHELVHTDRLHGLILSVLLGRQVVMADNSYGKNGAYYNQWLSSNPLISMSNEQRKPTK
- a CDS encoding glycosyltransferase family 2 protein, producing the protein MSVSIITPMYNEEINIKKCYNSLIKQTYKNFEWIIIDDGSSDKSIDIVNDIIRDHSDEFTIKLTSQDNSGIYLSRKNALKLASYDYVIRLDADDSLSSNALAEALGKVNNDFDFISFRSSLVYNDKKGNRQLKKVDRASNYILSSTGLDAFSHCIYGWGWSANGLVKKNTYLSAYNEVDKYLKGERVNYADELVSRFIYLKSKNVCMCDGIYYYHDNPNSLTRSFDVKLCDKLRVALYLNNYISHNFNCKKLNYQSTKNLLRTFRTVYKKYSSWKSLLSPNDKKRWNQTLNEATEQINLNLSDLFKDKWQEIRRMLVCYLILLKYKRF
- a CDS encoding glycosyltransferase family 25 protein translates to MKVFVISLKSSIERHKKVAEALKEVPFSFFDAENIKDNPQHSIFSLYDSRKTKRYKGYELTIPELGCFASHISLWKQCLADNEVFLILEDNLALFGDLESQLDNIESLTHKYGVVKLGNVFERKFVDIEPIDEQYKLISNLKGACGTSAYAITPQAAQNYLNQVDGFFEPVDDFMDNEWRTNQTLYSYHPKLVSRSAAASIIGLRKNKTKLGIFNKLTVEFYRLLKQFKQSRYNKNHK
- a CDS encoding CDP-glycerol glycerophosphotransferase family protein, which gives rise to MLRPLQAAIWARGDEARWFLEGNEVDPAFLNAAEKRLLTIEEVKSWQPDAVFVPGNVVPRFIPGIKVGVFHGFNAGKMNHRGREDHFEIRDCFDLYCTQGPATTLPFERLAEKFGTFKVAETGWPTLDPMFQQGLERPYDIEGDDRPVVLFCSTFSRSLSCAPVVYEKIKALSEQGNWRWLVQFHPKMSQDIVDKYKALESENLTFIETDNVLPLLKAADVMLCDTSSILIMFLLQGKPVVTFNNQTNRSHLVNVEALEDIEPALEKVLSHPPELMAEIEHYCDDIHPFRDGQSSERVLAATDKLIENGIDDLKPKPMNLLRHLKMRKKLGYWKFN